The following coding sequences are from one Acomys russatus chromosome 16, mAcoRus1.1, whole genome shotgun sequence window:
- the Evi2a gene encoding protein EVI2A, producing MEHTGQYLPLVFLMTTVCSSSPGTKANSTHLWASNVTAWTSINQHSTSRQQSEDTKPAPPAMDHKVSATNVLASSPTVPVAPTSTLKPSVPHAFRNSSPTVEFKSQEETFKKDVCEEHNSNMAILICLIVIAVLFLICTFLFLSTVVLANKVSSLRRSKQAGKRQPRSNGDFLANSGLWTAESDTWKRAKELTGPSLLMQSTGVLTASRERKHEEGTEKLN from the coding sequence ATGGAGCACACAGGACAGTACCTGCCTCTTGTTTTCCTAATGACAACAGTGTGTTCTTCATCTCCTGGAACAAAAGCAAACTCTACACATCTGTGGGCTAGTAATGTCACCGCCTGGACTTCCATTAATCAACACAGCACGAGCAGACAGCAGAGTGAGGACACAAAGCCTGCACCTCCTGCAATGGATCACAAAGTGAGTGCTACAAATGTGCTGGCATCATCTCCCACTGTGCCTGTAGCCCCCACATCTACACTGAAGCCCTCTGTGCCCCATGCTTTCAGAAACAGTTCTCCAACAGTAGAGTTCAAAAGTCaggaagaaacttttaaaaaggatgtCTGTGAGGAACACAACAGCAACATGGCCATCCTAATTTGCTTAATTGTAATTGCAGTGCTTTTTCTCATCTGCACCTTTCTATTTCTATCAACTGTGGTTCTGGCGAACAAAGTCTCATCTCTCAGAAGATCTAAACAAGCAGGCAAGCGGCAGCCTCGGAGCAATGGTGATTTTCTGGCCAACAGTGGGCTCTGGACTGCTGAATCGGACACTTGGAAAAGAGCGAAAGAGCTCACAGGCCCCAGCCTCCTGATGCAGTCTACTGGAGTGCTTACAGCCAGCAGGGAAAGGAAGCACGAAGAGGGAACTGAAAAACTCAACTAG